In one Populus nigra chromosome 12, ddPopNigr1.1, whole genome shotgun sequence genomic region, the following are encoded:
- the LOC133669545 gene encoding methylesterase 17-like, whose product MDEQAGLPNLHFVLVHGVCHGAWCWYKIRCLKEKSGHKVTSLDLKSAGIDLSNPNTILTFDEYNAPLTRFLSNLPDNEKVILVGHGAGGLSLTDAIHRFAKKIRMAIYVAANMLKHGADQDIKDGDPDVSEYGEVADLEYGMGLDQPPTSIIIKEEFQKRLLYHMSPKEDTILPSMLLRSGPVRALKGARFERGKDADSVPRIYIKTLHNQMLKPMKQEQMIEMATLLSSCIGK is encoded by the exons ATGGACGAGCAGGCAGGACTTCCAAACCTGCACTTTGTTCTAGTTCATGGAGTATGCCACGGAGCCTGGTGCTGGTACAAGATCAGGTGTCTCAAGGAAAAATCTGGCCATAAGGTTACTTCTCTCGACCTTAAAAGTGCTGGTATTGATCTGTCCAATCCCAACACAATCCTCACTTTTGATGAATACAATGCACCCCTTACCCGCTTCTTGTCGAATTTGCCTGACAATGAAAAG GTTATATTGGTAGGACATGGTGCAGGAGGTTTGAGCTTGACAGATGCTATACACAGATTTGCTAAGAAAATTCGTATGGCTATATATGTTGCAGCCAACATGTTGAAGCATGGCGCGGATCAAGATATCAAAGat GGTGATCCTGATGTATCTGAATATGGAGAGGTAGCTGATTTAGAATATGGGATGGGGCTTGATCAGCCTCCAACAAGCATCATAATAAAGGAGGAGTTCCAGAAACGACTTCTCTATCATATGAGCCCCAAAGAG GACACCATATTACCATCAATGCTACTGCGATCAGGACCTGTCAGGGCACTCAAAGGAGCTCGATTTGAAAGAGGAAAGGATGCTGATTCTGTTCCACGAATATATATCAAGACATTGCACAATCAGATGCTAAAACCGATGAAACAAGAGCAAATGATAGAGATGGCAACCTTGTTAAGTTCTTGTATTGGAAAGTGA
- the LOC133669215 gene encoding uncharacterized protein LOC133669215: MENYRVRFLWFCLGILLLLLNCVQANNWPQPLKNVNLSPFWQWRSAYECMSNESARCSANYKIKLSGAVVVSQSEVVEYCKPGGCVEHVYYVLKCIHYVKRDFWFANKATVLDLNRTISQACATESGFNTTIFSSSGMKTLQKVYMSSLSSLLALAFIAIFNM, encoded by the exons ATGGAAAACTACAGGGTCAGGTTCCTTTGGTTCTGTTTGGggatccttcttcttcttctcaattGTGTTCAAGCTAACA ACTGGCCACAGCCCCTAAAAAATGTGAATCTAAGTCCATTCTGGCAATGGAGAAGCGCCTATGAATGCATGTCAAAT GAATCTGCAAGGTGCTCAgccaattacaaaataaaactatCAGGGGCAGTGGTTGTAAGCCAAAGTGAGGTGGTCGAATACTGCAAGCCAGGTGGGTGTGTAGAACATGTCTATTATGTGCTTAAATGCATCCATTATGTAAAAAGAGACTTCTGGTTTGCAAACAAGGCTACTGTGTTGGACCTCAATCGTACCATTTCTCAAGCTTGTGCCACCGAGTCAG GTTTTAATACAACAATCTTCAGCAGCAGTGGAATGAAGACACTTCAGAAAGTATACATGTCCTCGCTCTCATCTCTACTTGCACTGGCTTTCATTGCCATCTTCAACATGTGA